One part of the Polycyclovorans algicola TG408 genome encodes these proteins:
- the dnaG gene encoding DNA primase: MSGRIPDSFIQDLLARTDILELIGARVELKRAGKEWKGCSPFTHEKTPSFFVSPTKQMYFDFSSGKNGNAIGFLMEHDRLSFVDAVEALAQMAGLDVPREGGHVDRLVLEGPLDALAVAQRHFRDQLRQSPDSQTYLRERGVTAETAKAFGLGFAPDRWDALAAHFTPATLAHAVSAGLLIERDGGGRPYDRFRGRIMFPIRDARGRVIAYGGRTVIKDPAKYLNSPETPLFHKGRELYGLFEAKAARKAALPHVLVVEGYMDVVMLHQAGITDAVATLGTATTRDHLQRLFRETTKVIFCFDGDAAGGRAAWRALEQALPELHGARECRFMFLPQGHDPDSLIQAEGRDAFEQRIKDATPLSTYLIETLTEQAPTTSIEGRARFVALAQPHLRRVPEGPFKSLLTDALAATARLSADQLADDATAPSVVTTPATPKRSGRASGQTLIIKGALRALLERPALAERAQHVEAFAAAALPGLNILTRAIDYFQSHPNATAAQLLESWRDSKEGEALMRVMAEPSLLDDDALAREFDDALDKLWRGIRRSRYTDLLNASTTRSLSGAEQQELGTIMRELNA; the protein is encoded by the coding sequence GTGAGTGGCCGAATCCCCGACAGCTTCATCCAGGATCTGCTGGCCAGGACTGACATCCTGGAGCTGATCGGCGCGCGCGTGGAGCTCAAGCGCGCCGGCAAGGAATGGAAGGGCTGCTCGCCGTTCACCCACGAAAAAACCCCGTCGTTCTTCGTCTCGCCCACCAAGCAGATGTACTTCGACTTCAGTTCCGGCAAAAACGGCAACGCCATCGGCTTTCTGATGGAGCACGACCGGCTCAGTTTCGTCGATGCCGTCGAGGCGCTGGCGCAGATGGCCGGGCTGGACGTACCGCGCGAGGGCGGCCATGTCGACCGGCTGGTGCTCGAAGGCCCACTAGACGCGCTGGCCGTGGCGCAACGTCATTTTCGCGACCAGCTGCGCCAAAGTCCCGACAGCCAAACCTATCTGCGTGAGCGCGGCGTCACGGCCGAGACCGCCAAAGCCTTCGGCCTGGGCTTTGCGCCGGATCGCTGGGACGCGCTGGCCGCGCATTTCACTCCGGCCACCCTGGCCCACGCCGTCAGCGCCGGTTTGCTGATCGAGCGCGATGGCGGCGGACGGCCCTATGACCGTTTCCGGGGCCGCATCATGTTTCCGATTCGCGATGCGCGCGGCCGGGTCATCGCCTACGGCGGGCGAACCGTGATCAAGGACCCCGCCAAATACCTGAACTCGCCAGAGACGCCGCTGTTTCACAAGGGCCGCGAACTGTACGGGCTGTTCGAGGCCAAGGCGGCGCGCAAGGCAGCCCTGCCACATGTCCTGGTGGTCGAGGGCTATATGGACGTGGTGATGCTGCACCAGGCCGGCATCACCGACGCGGTGGCCACGCTGGGCACCGCCACCACCCGCGATCACCTGCAGCGCCTGTTTCGCGAGACCACCAAGGTCATTTTTTGCTTCGACGGTGACGCCGCCGGGGGCCGTGCGGCATGGCGGGCGCTGGAACAGGCCCTGCCCGAGCTGCACGGCGCCCGCGAGTGCCGCTTCATGTTTCTGCCGCAGGGCCACGACCCGGACAGCCTCATCCAGGCCGAAGGCCGCGACGCCTTTGAGCAACGCATCAAAGACGCGACACCGCTGTCGACTTACCTGATCGAAACCCTCACCGAGCAGGCGCCGACCACCTCCATTGAGGGACGTGCCCGCTTTGTCGCACTGGCACAGCCGCATCTGCGGCGCGTGCCCGAGGGGCCCTTCAAGTCGCTGCTGACCGACGCGCTGGCCGCGACGGCGCGGCTGTCTGCGGACCAGTTGGCCGATGACGCCACCGCACCTTCTGTCGTCACGACACCGGCTACCCCCAAACGATCAGGCCGCGCCAGCGGTCAGACCCTGATCATCAAGGGCGCCCTGCGCGCCCTGCTGGAACGCCCGGCACTGGCCGAACGCGCCCAACATGTCGAGGCCTTTGCGGCGGCTGCGCTGCCGGGACTGAACATCCTCACCCGCGCCATCGATTACTTTCAGAGCCACCCAAACGCGACCGCAGCGCAACTCCTGGAGAGCTGGCGTGACAGCAAGGAGGGCGAGGCGCTGATGCGGGTGATGGCCGAGCCCAGCCTGCTCGATGACGACGCCTTGGCCCGTGAGTTCGACGACGCCCTGGACAAGCTGTGGCGCGGCATTCGGCGCAGCCGCTATACCGACCTGCTGAACGCCTCGACCACCCGTTCGCTGAGTGGGGCAGAGCAGCAGGAACTGGGCACGATCATGCGTGAGCTCAACGCCTGA
- a CDS encoding c-type cytochrome yields the protein MRSTHFVFAVAMALGVVSAGPVFAQQAPEAAATCVACHGEKGAAPIMPAYPVLAGQHATYLEHSLHAYKEGARKNGIMAGIVAGLSDADMRALALYFAAQEGPLYEPRMP from the coding sequence ATGCGTTCTACCCATTTTGTTTTTGCAGTCGCGATGGCCCTGGGTGTGGTTTCGGCCGGCCCGGTATTTGCCCAGCAAGCCCCCGAGGCCGCCGCCACCTGCGTCGCGTGTCACGGTGAAAAAGGTGCGGCGCCGATCATGCCCGCCTACCCGGTGCTCGCCGGTCAGCACGCCACGTATCTGGAGCACAGCCTGCACGCCTATAAAGAGGGTGCCCGCAAGAACGGCATCATGGCGGGGATCGTGGCGGGCCTCAGCGACGCGGACATGCGCGCCCTGGCGCTGTACTTTGCCGCGCAAGAAGGGCCGCTCTACGAGCCCCGGATGCCCTGA
- the rpoD gene encoding RNA polymerase sigma factor RpoD — MSKHEETAVNDAELQTQKQSQIKILIAMGKEKGFLTFAEVSDNLPDVIDSEQIEDIVTMIQAMGIPVYEDAPDEEQQLFSEPSVVASAEEEEDAAEEAAAAIASSDDQFGRTTDPVRMYMREMGSVELLDREGEIRIAKRIEEGLNEAMFAMIQYPETVAIMLEAYADAVAGNRRLAEVVTGFFDPEIEALLQAGNPIPMPVTKAEKDKEKEENGDDDDEESTPDTGPDPVQCAEQFAKLQKLYDEAWEALSTNGSAEKKTQEKRNAVAEHVLFFKLSPKIVDAVSTNLRSRINEIRVTEKQIMKICVTDAGMPRDEFLRSYREGKLTDVEWLEKCIRAKRKYSSELSSRKDELVALQAQLRASESDNLLSLDEIKDINRRMNVGDAKARRAKKEMVEANLRLVISIAKKYTNRGLQFLDLIQEGNIGLMKAVDKFEYRRGYKFSTYATWWIRQAITRSIADQARTIRIPVHMIETINKLNRISRQMLQEMGREATPEELAIKMEMPEDKIRKVLKIAKEPISMETPVGDDEDSHLGDFIEDLAAISPVEEATTQSLSEATHEILASLTPREAKVLRMRFGIDLTTDHTLEEVGKQFDVTRERIRQIEAKALRKLRHPSRANYLRSFLDE, encoded by the coding sequence ATGAGCAAGCACGAAGAAACCGCCGTCAACGACGCCGAACTGCAAACGCAGAAGCAGTCGCAGATCAAAATCTTGATTGCCATGGGCAAGGAAAAGGGCTTTCTGACGTTTGCCGAAGTGTCGGACAACCTGCCGGATGTCATCGACTCCGAGCAGATCGAAGACATCGTCACCATGATTCAGGCGATGGGCATTCCGGTCTACGAAGATGCCCCGGACGAAGAACAGCAACTGTTCTCCGAGCCGTCGGTGGTGGCCAGCGCCGAAGAAGAAGAAGACGCTGCCGAAGAAGCGGCTGCCGCCATCGCCTCCAGCGACGACCAGTTTGGCCGTACCACCGACCCGGTGCGCATGTACATGCGCGAAATGGGCAGCGTTGAACTGCTCGACCGTGAGGGCGAAATCCGCATCGCCAAGCGCATCGAAGAAGGCCTCAACGAGGCCATGTTCGCGATGATCCAGTACCCGGAAACGGTTGCCATCATGCTGGAGGCCTACGCCGATGCCGTGGCCGGCAACCGCCGCCTGGCTGAAGTGGTCACCGGCTTCTTCGACCCCGAGATCGAAGCCTTGCTGCAGGCTGGCAACCCGATTCCGATGCCGGTCACCAAAGCCGAAAAGGACAAGGAAAAAGAAGAAAACGGCGACGACGACGACGAGGAATCAACGCCCGACACCGGCCCGGACCCGGTGCAGTGCGCCGAACAGTTCGCCAAGCTGCAAAAGCTTTATGACGAAGCCTGGGAAGCCCTGTCAACGAACGGCAGTGCCGAGAAGAAGACCCAGGAAAAACGCAACGCCGTCGCCGAGCACGTGCTGTTCTTCAAGCTGTCACCGAAGATCGTCGACGCCGTCAGCACCAACCTGCGCAGTCGGATCAACGAAATTCGCGTCACCGAAAAACAGATCATGAAGATCTGCGTGACCGACGCCGGCATGCCACGCGACGAATTTCTGCGCAGCTATCGCGAAGGCAAACTGACCGATGTCGAGTGGCTGGAAAAATGCATCCGCGCCAAGCGCAAATATTCGTCAGAGCTGAGCAGCCGCAAGGACGAGCTCGTCGCCCTGCAGGCGCAACTGCGCGCTTCGGAGTCGGACAACCTGCTGTCGCTGGACGAGATCAAGGACATCAACCGGCGCATGAACGTCGGCGATGCCAAGGCCCGCCGTGCCAAGAAGGAAATGGTCGAGGCCAACCTGCGCCTGGTGATCTCGATCGCCAAGAAGTACACCAACCGTGGCCTACAGTTCCTCGACTTGATCCAGGAAGGCAACATCGGCCTGATGAAGGCGGTCGACAAGTTCGAATACCGTCGCGGCTACAAGTTCTCGACCTACGCGACCTGGTGGATTCGCCAGGCCATCACCCGCTCGATTGCCGACCAGGCGCGCACCATCCGTATTCCGGTGCACATGATCGAGACCATCAACAAGCTCAACCGCATCTCCCGGCAGATGCTCCAGGAAATGGGCCGCGAGGCGACGCCGGAAGAGCTGGCGATCAAGATGGAAATGCCTGAGGACAAGATCCGCAAGGTGCTGAAAATCGCCAAGGAGCCGATCTCCATGGAAACCCCGGTGGGCGACGACGAAGACTCGCATCTGGGCGACTTCATCGAAGACTTGGCGGCCATCTCGCCGGTCGAGGAGGCCACCACGCAGTCGCTGTCGGAGGCCACCCACGAGATTCTGGCCAGCCTCACGCCGCGCGAAGCCAAGGTGCTGCGTATGCGCTTCGGCATCGACCTGACCACCGACCACACGCTGGAAGAAGTGGGCAAGCAGTTCGACGTGACCCGCGAGCGCATCCGCCAGATCGAGGCCAAGGCGCTGCGCAAGCTGCGTCACCCCTCCCGCGCCAACTACCTGCGCAGCTTCCTCGACGAATAA
- a CDS encoding c-type cytochrome, giving the protein MKSVRWAILAIASLAALPAHAEGDAAAGQIKASTCMGCHGIPLYNNAYPTYRVPKIGGMSVEYLETALKAYRSGEREHPTMRAQAVPMSDQDIADIAAFISGAPRR; this is encoded by the coding sequence ATGAAGTCAGTGCGCTGGGCGATCCTCGCCATCGCCTCGCTGGCGGCTTTGCCTGCCCATGCGGAAGGCGACGCCGCCGCCGGTCAGATCAAGGCCAGTACCTGTATGGGTTGCCATGGCATTCCGCTTTACAACAATGCGTATCCGACCTACCGGGTGCCGAAGATCGGCGGCATGAGCGTGGAGTATCTCGAAACCGCGCTCAAGGCATATCGCAGCGGCGAACGTGAGCATCCGACGATGCGCGCCCAGGCCGTGCCGATGTCCGACCAGGACATCGCCGACATTGCCGCCTTCATCTCTGGCGCCCCGCGCCGCTAA